A window from Mytilus galloprovincialis chromosome 8, xbMytGall1.hap1.1, whole genome shotgun sequence encodes these proteins:
- the LOC143084848 gene encoding uncharacterized protein LOC143084848: protein METEQEEVIPRNIRDKIKKQIEDWEKKDKMFVPTRASDYVMECLQDKGCVILTAPSGVGKSFISRHTALILQKEGYNIIPVELPSDIKTYYQPGKQTVFIVDNICGNFTVNQLQVENWKQLLPVIYTIIADKCKIIVSCRLQVYKDDKFDIEFPLKFCECNLVSDKLCLTSVEKNIIAKTYIGTSVDDMDDLSQNSEFFPLLCSLYHGGKNGDVKEFFKNPFNVFQNKLDNLSRHGDGGNYEICSLALCVLSNNHLKEKWFQGKVTDEQQHIIKDICDAFEINRSTSKTKLKKALDTLDGTFICEQNGMYRTVHDKLFDFLAHYFGQKMIECLIDHGDYGLVHERFIWQKSQADKNSYTYFVIEIPDDYLESYFKRFIKEWSAGNVRIIFINTNMTVLLFRQQLLRHLKQLDKSQQVTLVNTKDTVLPTEHIESGTTSLIMTCQNGYTGMVQWMLHNDVDVDQCRGDGVNGLYMASQKGHTDIVKLLLEKSPNVDLCDKKFGFSPLYMASKSGYTDIVKLLLEKSPNVDLCENAYGLSPLYMASQSGYTDIVKLLLEKNPNVDLCNKIGCSPLFIASLTGHTDIVKLLLEMNPNVDLCENAYGLSPLYMASKRGHTNIVKLLLEKNPNVDLCDKDGFSALHWAILKDYTNIVKLLLEKSPNVDLCDRYGYSTLHRACQQPKHTNIVKLLLEKNPNVDLYTNNGLTTLYMASEEGYTDIVKLLLEKSPNIDLCNSDGCSPLYIASQKGHTDIVKLLLEKSPNIDLCNNDGCSALYIVSQKGHTDIVKLLLEKCPNVDLCNNDGCSPLYIASQKGHTDIVKLLLEKSPNIDLCNNDGCSPLYIASQKGHTDIVKLLLEKCPYVDLCDKDGWSPLFVASQQQHTDIVKLLLQKSPNVDLCNKDGWSPLFVASQQRHTDIVKLLLEKCPNVDLCNNDGCSPLYIASQKGHTDIVKLLLEKSPNIDLCNNDGCSPLYIASQKGHTDIVKLLLEKCPNVDLCDKDGWSPLFVASQQRHTDIVKLLLQKSPDVDLCNKDGWSPLFVASQQRHTDIVKLLLEKNPNVDICEQGYGLTPLILSCISNNTSVLQLLINHKANINAQTIDGSNSLYFSALNGHIEITKILLENYADCNMCIYSKQYITDTFTNHEQKTLDKGKQIVLDSLVENTSSHVTDYVSKKSVDYAFDVVAGSSPLHIACFMGRTDVVCCLLDHNANINMQKEDGTTPLFYACEVGHEDIVRLLLDKGAVTEVCRLDGKSPLDIATDNGHTSIVVTVTEHMKKEETLVL from the coding sequence ataagataaaaaaacaaatagaagaCTGGGAAAAGAAAGATAAGATGTTTGTGCCTACACGAGCCAGTGATTATGTCATGGAATGTTTACAGGACAAAGGTTGTGTGATTTTAACTGCCCCATCAGGAGTTGGGAAATCTTTTATCAGTAGACATACAGCTCTTATTTTACAGAAGGAAGGGTACAATATAATACCGGTGGAATTACCATCAGACATTAAAACTTATTATCAGCCTGGTAAACAGACAGTCTTCATTGTAGATAATATTTGTGGAAATTTCACTGTTAACCAACTACAGGTTGAGAACTGGAAACAATTGTTACCTGTGATTTACACAATTATTGCAGACAAATGTAAGATTATTGTATCTTGTAGGTTACAAGTCTATAAAGATGATAAGTTTGATATAGAATTCCCTTTAAAATTCTGTGAATGTAATTTAGTATCAGATAAGTTATGTCTTACATCCGTAGAAAAGAATATTATAGCAAAAACCTATATTGGTACAAGCGTGGACGATATGGATGATTTATCACAAAATAGTGAATTCTTTCCACTTTTATGCTCTTTATATCACGGAGGAAAAAATGGAGATGTtaaagaatttttcaaaaatccgtTTAATGTCTTTCAAAATAAACTAGACAACTTAAGTAGGCACGGTGATGGAGGAAACTATGAAATATGCAGTCTAGCTTTATGTGTTCTATCTAATAATCACCTAAAAGAAAAATGGTTCCAGGGTAAAGTGACAGATGAACAACAACATATCATAAAAGACATATGTGATGCTTTTGAAATCAACAGAAGTACATCAAAGACAAAATTAAAGAAAGCCCTTGATACCCTAGATGGTACTTTTATATGTGAACAGAATGGTATGTATAGAACTGTACATGATAAATTGTTTGACTTCCTTGCTCATTATTTTGGTCAGAAAATGATAGAATGTTTGATAGATCATGGTGATTACGGTTTAGTACATGAACGTTTTATTTGGCAGAAATCACAAGCTGACAAGAACAGTTACACATACTTCGTTATTGAAATACCAGATGATTATTTGGAATCatattttaaaaggtttataaagGAATGGTCAGCAGGAAATGTAAGAATTATATTCATTAACACCAATATGACAGTATTATTATTTAGACAACAGTTATTACGGCACTTAAAACAACTGGACAAATCACAGCAAGTAACATTGGTCAATACCAAGGATACAGTGTTACCAACAGAGCACATTGAATCAGGTACTACTTCACTGATAATGACTTGTCAAAATGGTTATACTGGTATGGTTCAGTGGATGTTACATAATGATGTGGATGTGGATCAGTGTAGAGGTGATGGGGTTAATGGACTGTACATGGCAAGTCagaaaggacatactgatatagtaaagttactgttagagaagagcCCTAATGTTGATTTATGTGACAAGAAATTTGGCTTCAGTCCTCTGTACATGGCAAGTAAGAGCGGatatactgatatagtaaagttactgttagagaagagcCCTAATGTTGATTTATGTGAAAATGCATATGGCTTGAGTCCTCTGTACATGGCAAGTCAGAGCGGatatactgatatagtaaagttactttTAGAGAAGAACCCAAATGTTGATCTATGTAATAAAATTGGTTGCAGTCCTCTGTTCATAGCAAGTTTGActggacatactgatatagtaaagttactgttagaaaTGAATCCTAATGTTGATTTATGTGAAAATGCATATGGCTTGAGTCCTCTGTACATGGCAAGTAAGAGAGGACATACtaatatagtaaagttactgttagagaagaacCCAAATGTTGATCTATGTGACAAGGATGGTTTTAGTGCTCTGCATTGGGCAATTCTGAAGGATTATACcaatatagtaaagttactgttagagaagagtcctaatgttgatctatgtgacAGATATGGCTACAGTACTCTGCACAGAGCCTGTCAGCAGCCAAAACATACtaatatagtaaagttactgttagaaaaGAACCCAAATGTTGATCTATATACCAATAACGGCTTGACTACTCTGTACATGGCAAGTGAGGAAGGatatactgatatagtaaagttactgttagagaagagcCCAAATATCGATCTATGTAACAGTGATGGATGTAGTCCACTGTACATAGCTAGTCAaaaaggacatactgatatagtaaagttactgttagagaagagcCCAAATATCGATCTATGTAACAATGATGGATGTAGTGCCCTGTACATAGTAAGTCAaaaaggacatactgatatagttaagttactgttagagaagtgtcctaatgttgatctatgtaacaATGATGGATGTAGTCCCCTGTACATAGCTAGTCagaaaggacatactgatatagttaagttactgttagagaagagcCCAAATATCGATCTATGTAACAATGATGGATGTAGTCCACTGTACATAGCTAGTCAaaaaggacatactgatatagtaaagttactgttagagaagtgTCCTTATGTTGATCTATGTGACAAAGATGGCTGGAGTCCTTTGTTCGTGGCAAGTCAGCAACAACacactgatatagtaaagttactgttacaGAAGAGtcctaatgttgatctatgtaacaAGGATGGCTGGAGTCCTTTGTTCGTGGCAAGTCAGCAACGACacactgatatagtaaagttactgttagagaagtgtcctaatgttgatctatgtaacaATGATGGATGTAGTCCCCTGTACATAGCTAGTCagaaaggacatactgatatagttaagttactgttagagaagagcCCAAATATCGATCTATGTAACAATGATGGATGTAGTCCACTGTACATAGCTAGTCAaaaaggacatactgatatagtaaagttactgttagagaagtgtcctaatgttgatctatgtgacAAAGATGGCTGGAGTCCTTTGTTCGTGGCAAGTCAGCAACGACacactgatatagtaaagttactgttacaGAAGAGTCCTGATGTTGATCTATGTAACAAGGATGGCTGGAGTCCTTTGTTCGTGGCAAGTCAGCAACGACacactgatatagtaaagttactgttagagaaaaATCCAAATGTTGATATATGTGAACAGGGTTATGGCTTGACACCACTGATATTGTCATGTATCAGTAACAACACCAGTGTACTCCAGCTATTGATAAATCATAAAGCAAACATTAATGCCCAGACAATTGATGGTAGTAATTCCTTATATTTCAGTGCACTGAATGGACACATAGAGATAACAAAGATACTGTTAGAGAACTATGCGGACTGTAATATGTGTATCTATAGTAAACAATATATAACAGATACATTTACTAACCATGAACAGAAAACATTagacaaaggaaaacaaattgTACTTGATAGCCTGGTAGAGAATACATCATCACATGTAACAGATTATGTCAGTAAGAAGTCAGTGGATTATGCCTTTGATGTAGTAGCTGGTTCTTCGCCATTACACATAGCCTGTTTTATGGGTAGGACAGATGTAGTATGTTGTCTTCTGGACCACAATGCCAACATCAACATGCAGAAAGAAGATGGCACCACACCACTATTTTATGCATGCGAAGTAGGACATGAGGATATTGTACGTTTATTGTTAGATAAAGGAGCAGTTACAGAAGTATGTAGACTTGATGGAAAATCCCCTTTAGACATTGCAACAGATAATGGACATACATCTATAGTAGTGACTGTAACAGAACATATGAAGAAGGAGGAAACTCTTGttctatag